From Humisphaera borealis, the proteins below share one genomic window:
- a CDS encoding Calx-beta domain-containing protein encodes MSRLQGRRSVVEHLEVRRLFATLQVNSLADNIEADDGLVTLREAVLAANSDGTTDLGETGTEADEIVFAPELTSGGPATVLLKLTGDNTFGPSALPITSAVTIVGSTGSNGITIARDTTGAPNRLRLFYVTPGSDLTLSDLTLKDGLARGGNGQDSGLGGGGGAGLGGAIVNAGQLNLFRSTLSGNQAIGGDGGSGSGFGSNGLGAGGGLAGDPSGTTGGGPNGGISTGPQAGGFGGGGSGVSFGLPAGENTGPGGFGGGGGSVQSSAFGGGGGGAGGGTTGGIGGGNGSRGGGGGGGMGGAIFNYGGTVFINNSTLSENTARGGVSRGTSFLGTPGSSLGGAVLNLNGTLDVTNSTLANNIAAEGGAIYEMAVEATLIGTQDGPVLTDTGPSVVLNNTILAGSNDGQATPTLTADFTKIEIGSIMSFDTGDKNIIQTLFPTANRNFQGAASITDPFIGILDSNGGPTRTHKLLSNSPAIDQADETLAPETDQRGVDRVGLGPDIGSYELVPSAPVLPTLSIDDVSLTEGNSGLKAFTFTVTRSFDNGDASVGWATADGTTPGAIAQAGLDYVTDSGSVQFAAGELTSTLTVNVIGDTNIEDDQSFLVNLANPVGATIADGQGEGTIQNDDIPPPTLSIADASVTEGDSGTKNISFTVTLDRKINQPVSFKYATASGTATSGTDFVAKSGTLTIPTFGKTAVITIQVKGDTGYEPNETFFVNLSAPTVAVIGDAQAKGTIVNNDAVPKIRINNAPTITEGNSGTKLMTFTVTLDRPSGTAVSVKFATADGTAKASLNDYIAKSGTVTFNPGETSKTITVSVVGDTKKGVTETLFVNLTSPVGAIIDDGQGVGTILNDD; translated from the coding sequence ATGTCACGTCTTCAAGGCCGTCGATCAGTGGTCGAGCACCTGGAGGTCCGAAGGCTCTTTGCGACCCTTCAGGTGAACAGCCTGGCGGACAATATCGAAGCCGACGACGGGCTGGTGACACTCCGCGAAGCAGTCCTCGCCGCCAATTCCGACGGAACAACCGATCTGGGCGAGACCGGCACCGAAGCCGACGAAATTGTTTTTGCTCCCGAATTGACCAGCGGCGGTCCGGCGACGGTTCTTCTAAAGCTGACCGGCGACAATACCTTTGGCCCGTCGGCGCTGCCGATCACTTCCGCCGTGACCATTGTCGGATCGACAGGGAGCAACGGGATTACCATCGCCCGCGATACGACAGGCGCACCCAATCGGTTGCGCCTGTTCTACGTCACGCCCGGCAGCGACCTGACGTTGAGCGACCTCACGCTCAAGGACGGGCTGGCCAGGGGAGGCAACGGACAGGACAGCGGACTGGGCGGCGGCGGTGGCGCGGGGCTGGGTGGCGCGATCGTCAACGCGGGCCAGTTGAACCTCTTCCGCTCGACCCTCAGCGGTAACCAGGCGATCGGCGGAGACGGCGGTTCCGGTTCGGGCTTCGGCAGCAACGGACTCGGAGCCGGCGGCGGACTCGCCGGAGACCCCTCGGGCACCACCGGCGGCGGCCCCAACGGCGGCATCAGCACCGGACCTCAGGCGGGCGGGTTTGGCGGCGGCGGCTCAGGCGTCTCATTCGGCCTCCCCGCCGGCGAGAACACCGGTCCGGGTGGCTTTGGCGGCGGCGGCGGGTCCGTTCAAAGTAGCGCCTTCGGCGGCGGCGGTGGTGGGGCCGGGGGTGGCACCACTGGCGGTATCGGCGGCGGCAACGGATCGCGCGGTGGGGGCGGCGGCGGCGGCATGGGCGGCGCCATCTTCAACTACGGCGGCACCGTATTCATCAACAACTCCACCCTCTCCGAAAACACTGCCCGCGGCGGCGTTAGCAGGGGCACCTCCTTCCTGGGCACACCCGGTTCCTCCCTCGGTGGAGCGGTCCTCAACCTCAACGGCACCCTCGACGTCACCAACTCAACACTCGCCAACAACATCGCCGCCGAAGGCGGAGCGATCTACGAGATGGCCGTCGAAGCCACGCTCATCGGAACCCAGGACGGACCCGTTCTCACCGACACCGGACCCTCGGTCGTCCTGAACAACACAATCCTCGCCGGCTCCAACGACGGCCAAGCTACGCCGACGCTGACCGCCGACTTCACCAAGATCGAAATCGGTTCGATCATGTCGTTCGACACCGGCGACAAGAACATCATCCAGACCCTGTTCCCGACGGCGAACCGGAACTTCCAGGGGGCCGCGAGTATCACCGACCCGTTCATCGGCATTCTGGACAGCAACGGCGGCCCCACCCGCACCCACAAACTCCTGTCCAATAGCCCGGCGATCGACCAAGCCGACGAAACCCTCGCCCCGGAAACCGACCAGCGCGGCGTGGACCGTGTCGGCCTCGGGCCTGATATCGGATCTTATGAACTGGTCCCGTCAGCACCGGTCTTGCCGACGCTTTCCATCGACGATGTGTCGCTCACCGAAGGCAATTCGGGTTTGAAAGCGTTCACCTTCACCGTCACCCGGAGCTTTGATAACGGCGATGCGTCGGTCGGCTGGGCGACCGCCGACGGCACGACGCCGGGCGCGATCGCGCAGGCCGGTCTCGACTACGTTACCGACAGCGGGTCTGTGCAGTTCGCCGCCGGCGAACTCACGAGCACCCTGACGGTCAACGTGATCGGCGACACGAACATTGAGGATGACCAGAGCTTCCTGGTGAATCTCGCCAATCCGGTGGGAGCCACGATCGCCGACGGCCAGGGCGAGGGCACGATCCAGAACGACGACATCCCCCCGCCGACACTCTCGATCGCCGACGCCTCCGTCACCGAAGGCGACAGCGGAACGAAGAACATCAGCTTCACCGTCACCCTCGACCGCAAGATCAATCAGCCGGTCAGCTTCAAGTACGCCACCGCATCCGGCACCGCCACCTCCGGCACCGACTTCGTCGCCAAGAGCGGCACGCTGACCATCCCCACCTTCGGCAAGACCGCCGTCATCACCATCCAGGTGAAGGGCGACACGGGTTACGAGCCCAACGAAACCTTCTTTGTGAACCTCAGCGCACCCACCGTCGCCGTGATCGGCGACGCCCAGGCCAAGGGCACCATCGTCAACAACGACGCCGTGCCGAAGATCCGCATCAACAACGCCCCCACCATCACCGAGGGCAACAGCGGCACGAAGCTGATGACCTTTACCGTGACGCTCGATCGCCCCTCGGGTACCGCCGTCAGTGTCAAGTTCGCCACCGCCGACGGCACCGCCAAGGCTTCTCTCAACGACTACATCGCAAAGAGCGGCACGGTCACCTTCAACCCCGGCGAGACCAGCAAGACCATCACGGTGAGCGTGGTCGGCGACACGAAGAAGGGTGTCACCGAGACCCTGTTCGTCAACCTGACCAGCCCCGTCGGCGCGATCATCGACGACGGACAGGGCGTTGGGACTATCCTCAACGACGACTGA
- a CDS encoding citrate/2-methylcitrate synthase produces MSESTAATAAAKGGLQGVVAAQSDICFIDGDAGRLVYRGYEIGDLVENASFEETAYLLWDGKLPNKTELATLKQQLSASMALPAHVLAVIKALPAGTQPMDVLRTAVSALAGGDTDLTSNEAAANRRKAVRLTAQFPTIVTAYHRIRNNQQPIAPDPSLSIAGNFLYMLNGKKPHETLVRVMDAALVLHAEHGMNASTFTARVIAATLADMHASITGALGALKGPLHGGANEAVMHLLLQCGDADSAERKIKEMLANKQKVPGFGHRVYRTFDPRATFLRKMSKQLGEAAGNSKWYEMSERLIPILRDTKKPTGEPLGLNPNVDFFSASAYYTMDIPLDLFTPIFGVARVTGWAAHVMEQHKNNRIIRPTDDYTGPFGKKVEPIEQRA; encoded by the coding sequence ATGTCCGAGTCCACTGCTGCTACCGCCGCCGCCAAGGGCGGCCTCCAAGGTGTTGTTGCCGCCCAGAGCGATATCTGCTTCATCGACGGCGACGCCGGTCGACTGGTGTACCGCGGGTACGAGATCGGCGACCTCGTTGAAAACGCGAGCTTCGAAGAAACCGCCTACCTTCTGTGGGACGGCAAGCTGCCGAACAAAACCGAGCTGGCGACGCTCAAGCAGCAGTTGTCGGCGAGCATGGCACTGCCGGCACACGTGCTGGCGGTCATCAAGGCGCTGCCCGCCGGCACCCAGCCCATGGACGTCCTGCGGACGGCCGTCAGTGCGCTGGCCGGCGGCGACACCGACCTGACGAGCAATGAGGCCGCCGCCAACCGCCGCAAGGCCGTCCGGCTGACGGCGCAGTTCCCCACGATCGTGACGGCGTACCATCGCATCCGGAACAACCAGCAGCCGATCGCTCCCGATCCGTCGCTGAGCATCGCCGGCAACTTCCTCTACATGCTGAACGGGAAGAAGCCCCACGAGACGCTGGTCCGCGTGATGGACGCGGCACTGGTCCTGCACGCTGAGCACGGCATGAACGCCAGCACGTTCACCGCCCGCGTCATCGCCGCGACGCTCGCCGACATGCACGCCTCAATCACCGGCGCGCTGGGCGCTCTTAAGGGCCCGCTGCACGGCGGTGCCAACGAGGCCGTCATGCACCTGCTCCTTCAGTGCGGCGATGCCGACTCGGCCGAGCGCAAGATCAAGGAGATGCTGGCCAATAAGCAGAAGGTGCCGGGCTTCGGCCACCGCGTCTACCGGACGTTCGACCCGCGGGCGACGTTCCTGCGGAAGATGAGCAAGCAGCTCGGCGAAGCCGCCGGCAACAGCAAGTGGTACGAGATGAGCGAGCGGCTCATCCCGATCCTTCGCGACACCAAGAAGCCGACCGGCGAGCCGCTGGGCCTGAACCCCAACGTCGACTTCTTCTCCGCCAGCGCGTACTACACGATGGACATCCCGCTGGATTTGTTCACGCCGATCTTCGGCGTGGCCCGTGTGACGGGTTGGGCGGCCCATGTGATGGAGCAGCACAAGAACAACCGCATCATCCGCCCGACGGACGATTACACCGGGCCGTTCGGCAAGAAGGTGGAGCCGATCGAGCAGCGGGCCTAA
- a CDS encoding DUF6807 domain-containing protein: protein MKRRTFLTSVLAGSLVAASLPGLARAADAGFSFDDKKGEHLDVLLDGKVVTRYMYAHDTSTKERAAETYKPYLHVFDAEGKAPITKGPGGQFTHHRGIFIGWNKITFEGKSYDRWHMKAGDIVHQSFSGQKADAAEASFSSNTIWQADKPDRAIIEEERTMTVRRGGAGRIVIDFTSKLKAPNGEVKLDGDPEHAGIHFRPANEVDLSAGVYVYPKENADAHKDKDYPWVGQTFKLNGNSYSVVEMSHPTNPTGTRWSAYRNYGRFGAFPTATIKQGDTLTVKYRFVIADGPMPSTEAIQKSYDEFAGATTPSPVPMVTVKPAEGSKPSAPKKAPAEGKPTDQPAKAGNPLK, encoded by the coding sequence ATGAAGCGCCGAACCTTTCTGACCTCTGTCCTGGCCGGTTCGCTGGTGGCGGCTTCGCTTCCGGGCCTTGCCCGCGCGGCCGATGCCGGTTTCTCCTTCGATGACAAGAAGGGGGAACACCTCGACGTTCTGCTCGACGGCAAGGTCGTCACGCGCTACATGTATGCGCACGACACCTCGACGAAGGAACGGGCCGCCGAAACCTATAAGCCTTACCTGCACGTGTTCGATGCCGAGGGCAAGGCCCCGATCACCAAGGGGCCGGGCGGTCAGTTCACGCACCATCGCGGCATCTTCATCGGCTGGAACAAGATCACCTTTGAAGGCAAGAGCTACGACCGCTGGCACATGAAGGCCGGCGATATCGTTCACCAGTCGTTCAGCGGCCAGAAGGCCGACGCCGCCGAGGCCAGCTTTTCGTCGAATACGATCTGGCAGGCCGATAAGCCGGACCGTGCGATCATCGAAGAGGAGCGGACGATGACCGTCCGCCGGGGCGGGGCGGGCCGCATCGTCATTGACTTCACGTCGAAGCTGAAGGCACCCAACGGCGAAGTGAAACTCGACGGCGACCCCGAACACGCCGGTATCCACTTCCGACCGGCCAATGAGGTCGATCTTTCCGCCGGCGTCTACGTCTACCCGAAGGAAAACGCCGACGCACACAAGGACAAGGACTACCCCTGGGTGGGGCAGACGTTCAAGCTTAATGGGAACTCGTACAGCGTGGTGGAGATGAGCCACCCGACCAACCCGACTGGTACACGATGGTCGGCGTACCGAAACTACGGCCGGTTCGGGGCATTCCCGACCGCAACCATCAAGCAGGGCGATACGCTAACGGTGAAGTACCGCTTCGTGATCGCCGACGGCCCGATGCCGTCGACCGAAGCAATCCAGAAGTCGTATGACGAGTTTGCCGGGGCGACCACCCCGTCGCCGGTACCGATGGTGACCGTGAAGCCGGCCGAAGGCAGCAAGCCGTCTGCCCCGAAGAAAGCCCCGGCCGAAGGCAAACCCACCGATCAACCGGCCAAGGCGGGTAATCCCCTGAAGTGA
- a CDS encoding DUF7133 domain-containing protein, with protein sequence MASPKRSSFKRYSLILALAGAVSGVAAGMLAAAPGGELEKQRPTWKIDKIPDAPILSPAEAIKSFKLPPGFKIELVAAEPMVQEPIAMAFDPDGRAYVCELRGYMPDMDGNGELDPVGRISRLEDTNNDGVFDKSTIFMDKLSIPRAIGFMGDGLLVSEPPNLYLVKDTNGDGVADSKTTLLTDYASKNANPEHMANGLVWMLDNWNYSANWSARFRMAGGKFVREGTISRGQWGIAQDDVGRLFYNSNSAMLRADMMPAKFLAGNPFVANPTGVNASVAGNKTFPGRVNPGVNRGYTKVLDDKGVLQSVTAACGPQIYRGDAFPADYRGNAFVCEPSGNMIIRHTLEEKGLNVVGTSVQHDGTSLGFPKIDFLVSTDERFRPVSLYNAPDGALYVVDLYHGILQHKAYLSAYLADQVKQRDLDKNDGHRGRIWRIVPDGYKQPAKQPKLSTATSAELAAALSHGNGWWRDTAQRLLVERNDAKVVGTLQKIALGKEPGTTTLGKIHALWTLQGMDKLEDEVVAAALKDADPKVRLQALRAGEQHIRKLTGIETISMLPDLANDPDLAVQVQVVAYSTPANRELQPTANKIIARHLSDPIVRSVALSASAGRELELLQSLLADAAFATAPAKDKQGFFNDLAECVVRGRSADRIDALFALISTVSDKQKADKLALVQGVAEAIAPDPKSKAPRRKLRLAKEPSGLADLLKSTDKKVAELAKGIDGGLSWPNKPGDKTPPLKPLTSEQAQRFTAGKELFTQLCAVCHQPSGMGQEGLAPPLLDSEWALGTPNRTVRIVLHGLTGPIKVGKKTFEGEMPGLQVLTDDQIASILTYVRREWGHEADPVEPAFVAKVRKETAGRGEKQWTAEELSNIAK encoded by the coding sequence ATGGCATCACCCAAACGCTCTTCGTTCAAACGGTATTCATTAATTCTTGCTCTTGCCGGGGCGGTTTCAGGTGTCGCGGCGGGGATGCTTGCCGCTGCCCCGGGGGGCGAACTGGAAAAGCAGCGCCCCACCTGGAAGATCGACAAGATCCCCGATGCCCCGATCCTGTCGCCGGCCGAGGCGATCAAGAGCTTTAAGCTGCCGCCGGGCTTTAAGATCGAGCTCGTCGCGGCCGAGCCCATGGTCCAGGAGCCGATCGCGATGGCGTTCGATCCTGACGGCCGGGCCTACGTCTGCGAGCTGCGCGGCTACATGCCCGACATGGACGGCAACGGCGAGCTTGATCCCGTCGGCCGCATCAGCCGGCTGGAAGACACCAACAACGATGGTGTCTTCGACAAGTCCACCATCTTCATGGACAAGCTGTCGATCCCCCGGGCGATCGGCTTTATGGGTGACGGCCTGCTCGTGTCCGAGCCACCGAACCTGTATCTCGTGAAAGACACCAATGGCGACGGTGTCGCCGACAGCAAGACCACGCTCCTGACCGACTACGCCAGCAAGAATGCCAACCCCGAGCACATGGCCAACGGGTTGGTCTGGATGCTGGACAACTGGAATTACAGCGCCAACTGGTCGGCGCGGTTCCGCATGGCCGGCGGCAAGTTTGTCCGCGAAGGCACCATCAGTCGCGGGCAGTGGGGTATTGCCCAGGATGATGTCGGCCGGCTTTTCTACAACAGCAACTCGGCGATGCTCCGCGCGGACATGATGCCGGCCAAGTTTCTGGCGGGTAACCCGTTCGTCGCCAATCCGACGGGCGTCAACGCCAGTGTCGCCGGCAACAAGACCTTCCCCGGCCGCGTGAACCCCGGCGTCAATCGCGGCTATACCAAGGTGCTCGACGACAAAGGTGTTCTGCAAAGCGTGACCGCCGCGTGCGGACCGCAGATCTACCGCGGCGACGCATTCCCAGCCGACTACCGGGGCAACGCGTTCGTGTGCGAGCCGTCGGGCAACATGATCATCCGCCATACGCTCGAAGAGAAAGGGCTGAACGTGGTCGGCACGTCGGTGCAGCACGACGGCACCTCGCTCGGCTTCCCGAAGATCGACTTCCTGGTCAGCACCGATGAGCGTTTCCGCCCGGTCAGCCTCTACAACGCGCCGGACGGTGCGCTGTACGTGGTCGATCTCTACCACGGCATCCTGCAGCACAAGGCGTACCTGAGCGCCTACCTGGCCGACCAGGTCAAGCAGCGCGATCTGGACAAGAACGACGGCCATCGCGGCCGTATCTGGCGCATCGTTCCCGATGGCTACAAGCAGCCGGCGAAGCAGCCGAAGCTGTCGACCGCCACCTCGGCGGAACTGGCGGCGGCATTGTCGCACGGCAACGGCTGGTGGCGCGACACGGCACAGCGGCTGCTGGTGGAACGCAACGACGCTAAGGTCGTCGGCACGCTCCAGAAGATCGCGCTCGGCAAAGAACCCGGGACGACGACGCTGGGCAAGATTCACGCCCTCTGGACGCTCCAGGGCATGGACAAGCTGGAAGACGAAGTTGTCGCCGCCGCCCTGAAAGACGCCGACCCGAAAGTTCGCCTTCAAGCCCTGCGGGCCGGCGAGCAGCACATCCGCAAGCTGACGGGCATCGAGACCATTTCCATGCTCCCTGACCTGGCGAACGACCCTGACCTGGCCGTGCAGGTTCAGGTGGTCGCCTATTCGACGCCGGCCAACCGTGAACTTCAGCCGACAGCGAACAAGATCATCGCCAGGCACCTGTCCGATCCGATCGTGCGGTCGGTGGCGCTCAGTGCGTCGGCGGGACGTGAACTGGAACTGCTGCAATCACTGCTGGCGGATGCGGCGTTTGCGACGGCCCCGGCGAAGGACAAGCAGGGCTTCTTCAACGATCTGGCCGAGTGCGTGGTCCGGGGACGCAGTGCAGACCGAATCGATGCGCTGTTCGCCCTGATCTCGACCGTCTCGGACAAGCAGAAGGCCGACAAGCTGGCACTGGTTCAGGGCGTTGCCGAAGCGATCGCGCCGGACCCCAAGTCCAAGGCACCCCGGCGAAAGCTCCGGCTCGCCAAGGAGCCGTCCGGGCTGGCCGACCTGCTCAAAAGCACCGACAAGAAGGTGGCCGAACTGGCCAAGGGCATTGATGGCGGCCTGAGCTGGCCGAACAAGCCCGGCGACAAGACCCCGCCGCTCAAGCCGCTGACCAGTGAGCAGGCGCAGCGGTTCACGGCGGGCAAGGAACTGTTCACGCAGCTTTGCGCGGTATGTCATCAGCCCAGCGGCATGGGCCAGGAAGGGCTCGCGCCGCCGCTGCTCGATAGCGAATGGGCGCTGGGCACGCCCAATCGCACGGTGCGCATCGTGCTGCATGGCTTGACCGGTCCGATCAAGGTGGGCAAGAAGACCTTCGAAGGCGAGATGCCCGGGCTGCAGGTGCTGACGGACGACCAGATCGCTTCGATCCTGACGTACGTCCGTCGGGAGTGGGGCCACGAGGCCGATCCGGTCGAGCCGGCGTTCGTTGCGAAGGTGCGCAAGGAGACGGCCGGCCGCGGCGAGAAGCAGTGGACCGCCGAGGAGCTTTCCAATATCGCGAAGTAG
- a CDS encoding right-handed parallel beta-helix repeat-containing protein — MKTPLLCCVMMLLLSATETRADDTARIAALFAAATERGGAVVIPPGDYQLDSAQPIPLSSGIAVTAYGARFHLPKTLGDKARVVLFSGENISDFRWSGGHFTGNVFDPSREHNTWEPNANTRAILITTTKDGRTENLTFRDISSDGLAGAAVTVLGAEKKGSDREIDTYARNVTVENCTLERTGKFMWDYGYLWQITVWPEDYTPREREMAAKYFRNDTIRGTAKMAAGDDRVFFDNAKPLPVSQPRVGQDAVRGKDAVCFFGDVLPTNLVRGKQYFVVESTPQFIRIAEKVGGEPIRFASAAGPKTQLMTNLFAAFAALYAPVGSGPGKGAFDLVGCKNVIVRGCRLSALGDTMHIQKSDTVLFSGNHITGSRMGAFFLAEHCKNATITGNTVDGTNGSRVISVERSCEDVTIVGNTFRNGGRGSWINQPKNFVLADNVFVNNTTKCEQDPNRGRRTFLTGGYERYAELYFTTYEPDGKYVNVIVRGNIFTSGSNAEHAITFAPGGDTILVADNVFAGAVRDIVGAPECKNVTIRGNVERGE; from the coding sequence ATGAAGACCCCCCTCTTGTGCTGCGTCATGATGCTGCTTCTTTCGGCCACCGAAACCCGGGCCGACGATACAGCGCGCATCGCAGCGCTCTTCGCCGCCGCGACTGAGCGAGGTGGAGCCGTCGTCATTCCGCCCGGCGACTACCAACTGGACAGTGCCCAGCCGATTCCCCTCAGCTCCGGCATCGCCGTCACCGCCTACGGTGCCCGCTTCCACCTGCCCAAAACCCTCGGCGACAAGGCCCGTGTCGTCCTCTTCTCGGGTGAAAACATCTCCGACTTCCGCTGGTCTGGCGGACACTTCACCGGCAACGTCTTCGACCCATCGCGCGAACACAACACCTGGGAACCCAACGCCAATACCCGTGCGATCCTGATCACCACCACCAAGGACGGAAGAACGGAAAACCTGACCTTCCGCGACATCTCGTCCGACGGTCTGGCCGGCGCGGCCGTCACCGTGCTGGGGGCCGAGAAGAAGGGGAGCGACCGCGAGATCGACACCTATGCCAGGAACGTAACCGTCGAAAACTGCACGCTCGAGCGCACCGGAAAGTTCATGTGGGACTACGGCTACCTCTGGCAGATCACCGTCTGGCCGGAGGACTACACGCCCCGCGAACGGGAGATGGCTGCGAAGTACTTCCGCAACGACACGATCCGCGGCACGGCGAAGATGGCCGCCGGCGACGACCGCGTCTTCTTCGACAACGCCAAGCCGTTGCCGGTCTCGCAGCCACGCGTCGGCCAGGACGCCGTCCGCGGCAAGGACGCAGTCTGCTTCTTCGGCGATGTTTTGCCGACCAATCTGGTGCGCGGGAAGCAGTACTTCGTCGTCGAGAGCACGCCGCAGTTCATCCGCATCGCCGAGAAGGTCGGCGGCGAGCCGATCCGTTTCGCCAGCGCCGCCGGCCCCAAGACCCAATTGATGACCAACCTTTTCGCCGCGTTCGCCGCGCTGTACGCCCCGGTGGGTAGCGGCCCCGGCAAAGGGGCGTTCGACCTGGTCGGCTGCAAGAATGTCATCGTCCGCGGTTGCCGCCTGAGCGCGCTCGGCGACACGATGCACATCCAGAAGTCCGACACGGTCCTGTTCTCCGGCAATCACATCACCGGCTCGCGGATGGGCGCGTTCTTCCTCGCCGAGCACTGCAAGAACGCCACCATCACCGGCAACACGGTCGATGGCACGAATGGATCGCGCGTGATCAGCGTCGAACGATCGTGCGAAGATGTGACGATCGTCGGCAACACCTTCCGCAACGGCGGACGCGGGTCATGGATCAACCAGCCGAAGAACTTTGTGCTGGCCGACAACGTGTTCGTGAACAACACGACGAAATGTGAGCAGGACCCCAATCGCGGCCGCCGAACGTTCCTGACCGGCGGTTACGAGCGTTACGCCGAGTTGTACTTCACGACCTACGAGCCCGACGGCAAGTACGTCAACGTGATCGTCCGCGGCAACATCTTCACCAGTGGTTCGAACGCCGAACACGCCATCACCTTCGCCCCCGGCGGCGATACGATCCTGGTCGCGGACAACGTTTTTGCAGGCGCAGTGCGGGATATTGTGGGGGCACCGGAATGTAAGAATGTGACGATTCGGGGGAATGTGGAACGGGGGGAATAG
- a CDS encoding vWA domain-containing protein — MPGEKKRIVFICDASGTMINRLSLLHEELLQHVAALPEDHSYNILFFGDRGDFRALDRWKMVAPGAESRIATKQFLERITPWGTTNPIPAIEHAIKFRPDVIHFFSDGEFNSQAEYASVIEAFAAAHRDHATIVNTYLFESLDLDAETTMKKIAKDNKGTLKSISPAGFRSP; from the coding sequence ATGCCCGGCGAGAAGAAGCGAATCGTGTTCATCTGCGATGCATCCGGCACGATGATCAATCGCTTGAGTTTGCTCCATGAGGAGCTTCTACAACACGTTGCGGCGCTGCCGGAAGATCATTCTTACAACATCCTGTTTTTCGGAGACAGAGGCGACTTTCGCGCTCTGGATCGCTGGAAGATGGTCGCACCCGGCGCGGAAAGTCGCATCGCAACCAAGCAATTCCTCGAACGCATAACGCCATGGGGCACGACCAACCCGATTCCGGCGATCGAACATGCGATCAAGTTCCGCCCGGATGTGATCCACTTCTTCAGCGACGGCGAGTTCAACAGTCAAGCCGAGTACGCTAGCGTCATCGAGGCGTTTGCCGCCGCGCACCGTGATCACGCCACGATCGTCAACACCTATCTTTTCGAGAGTTTGGATTTAGACGCCGAAACAACGATGAAGAAGATCGCGAAGGACAACAAAGGCACCCTCAAGTCCATCAGCCCCGCCGGCTTCCGCTCGCCGTGA
- a CDS encoding ethanolamine ammonia-lyase subunit EutB codes for MSRYTATLAGKSFAFADLRTVLARASPARAGDQLAGVAAESARERAAAQAILADVPLARFLEEPVVPYETDDVTRLILDSHDAAAFAPLKDFTVGRFREWLLEYQTTGDAIAAVSPGVTPEMAAAVSKIMRNQDLVLAASKCRVTTRFRCTLGLPGRLSVRLQPNHPTDDPAAITAAIIDGLMYGCGDACIGINPATDNVNAVIALLNVTAEIIDRYAIPTQSCVLAHVTTSIAAIERGAPVDLVFQSIAGTEAANKSFGITLAMLDEAWAAARSLGRAGPDGNVMYFETGQGSCLSADAHHGVDQQTLEARAYAVARRYEPLLVNTVVGFIGPEYLYDGKQIARAGLEDHFCGKLLGLPMGCDVCYTNHAEADQNDMDTLLTLLGVAGVNYIMGVPGADDIMLGYQSTSFHDAHYMRQTLGLKAAPEFETWLERMKLTDNTGRLLTQSGTVPLLA; via the coding sequence ATGTCTCGTTACACCGCCACACTCGCCGGTAAGTCGTTCGCGTTTGCGGACCTGCGGACGGTACTGGCCCGGGCGTCGCCGGCGCGGGCGGGGGATCAGCTTGCCGGGGTGGCCGCCGAGTCGGCGCGGGAACGGGCGGCGGCGCAGGCGATCCTGGCCGATGTGCCGTTGGCCCGATTTCTTGAAGAGCCGGTCGTGCCCTACGAGACCGACGACGTCACCCGGCTGATTCTCGATTCCCATGACGCCGCCGCGTTCGCGCCGCTGAAAGACTTCACCGTCGGGCGGTTTCGCGAATGGTTGCTGGAATACCAGACCACCGGCGACGCGATCGCCGCCGTGTCGCCGGGCGTGACGCCGGAGATGGCGGCGGCGGTGTCCAAGATCATGCGGAACCAGGACCTGGTGCTGGCGGCGAGCAAATGCCGGGTGACCACCCGGTTCCGCTGCACGCTCGGCCTGCCGGGCCGGCTGTCGGTGCGATTGCAGCCCAATCACCCCACCGACGATCCCGCCGCCATCACCGCCGCCATTATCGACGGGCTGATGTACGGCTGCGGCGATGCCTGCATCGGCATCAACCCCGCGACCGACAACGTCAACGCCGTCATCGCGTTGCTTAACGTCACGGCCGAGATCATCGACCGCTACGCCATCCCCACGCAAAGCTGCGTGCTGGCGCATGTGACGACATCGATCGCGGCGATAGAGCGGGGCGCGCCGGTTGACCTGGTCTTCCAGTCGATCGCCGGCACCGAGGCGGCGAACAAGAGTTTCGGCATCACGCTGGCGATGCTCGACGAAGCCTGGGCAGCGGCCAGGTCGCTCGGAAGGGCCGGGCCGGACGGCAATGTGATGTACTTCGAAACCGGGCAGGGCTCGTGCCTGTCGGCCGATGCGCACCATGGAGTGGACCAGCAGACGCTCGAAGCCCGCGCCTACGCCGTCGCCCGGCGGTACGAGCCACTATTGGTGAACACGGTGGTCGGCTTCATCGGCCCGGAATACTTGTACGACGGCAAGCAGATCGCCCGGGCCGGCCTGGAAGATCACTTCTGCGGCAAGCTGCTCGGCCTGCCGATGGGGTGCGACGTCTGTTACACCAATCACGCCGAGGCCGACCAGAACGACATGGACACCCTGCTGACACTGCTCGGTGTCGCGGGTGTCAACTACATCATGGGCGTGCCGGGGGCGGATGACATCATGCTCGGCTACCAGAGCACGAGTTTTCATGACGCCCACTACATGCGCCAGACGCTGGGACTGAAAGCCGCGCCGGAGTTTGAAACGTGGCTCGAACGAATGAAGTTGACGGACAATACGGGTCGGCTGTTGACGCAGAGCGGAACGGTGCCCTTGCTGGCGTGA